A region of Antedon mediterranea chromosome 8, ecAntMedi1.1, whole genome shotgun sequence DNA encodes the following proteins:
- the LOC140057200 gene encoding uncharacterized protein has product MFLRLKKPLQTTVDDIHVKQKVINIIATFNPEDCFATCTAEGHPKPSSVLILQDGEMVKKGENTATIEINDEICQSNITCYVENGKLNDTTTLKNCKPKALPTDRPIGRPSDTPTGNLKDGLFPIDSTVLTVAIIIALILGSVPTWLTSRYIYQRRLREIRSNCQNLQYQELTFPSHSGVSNELNTLGHMVDPKSRQNTYRPIPMEREEIEIQCQNAEVLYEEPHVVTSTLNKGKVTEAHYCGQFYD; this is encoded by the exons ATGTTCTTAAGATTGAAGAAGCCACTGCAGACGACAGTGGACGATATACATGTAAAGCAGAAAGTGATCA ATATTATCGCAACATTCAATCCTGAAGATTGTTTTGCAACCTGTACAGCAGAGGGCCATCCCAAGCCATCATCAGTATTGATATTACAAGATGGAGAAATGGTTAAGAAAGGAGAAAATACAGCAACTATAGAAATTAATGATGAGATATGTCAATCAAATATAACATGTTATGTAGAGAATGGAAAACTTAATGACACAACAACACTAAAGAACTGTAAGCCTAAAGCTTTGCCTACAGATAGGCCTATAGGTAGGCCTTCAGATACGCCTACAGGTAATTTGAAAG ATGGTTTGTTTCCAATAGATAGTACAGTTCTAACTGTAGCTATCATCATTGCATTAATTCTTGGTTCTGTTCCTACTTGGTTAACTTCACGTTATATTTAT caaagACGATTAAGGGAAATCAGGTCAAATTGTCAAAATCTTCAATATCAAGAACTCACATTTCCATCCCATTCTGGAGTTTCCAATGAGCTCAACACACTAGGCCATATGGTAGACCCTAAGTCAAGACAAAATACATACAGGCCAATCCCAATG GAAAGAGAAGAAATTGAGATACAATGTCAAAATGCTGAGGTGCTTTACGAAGAACCTCATGTTGTTACTAGTACGTTAAACAAAGGAAAGGTTACAGAAGCACATTATTGTGGACAGTTCTATGACTAA